In the genome of Leucobacter luti, one region contains:
- a CDS encoding FadR/GntR family transcriptional regulator, translating to MASTTRGSQKARDTLDYLRDKISSSEWAVGELIPREPELMDLIGVGKSTVREAVRSLAAFGMLETVPGVGTFVRARTPVSTLLTEFLADHDLEEVLVYRRSLEIEAAQHAAVHRSADQLAQLHAAVERAEHTDPAHIDSCDQSTNPGSFHMLVVEASGSKLLLDLYRGVMGVLQRAASEGRVILGTTLETMHLDHGAVLDAIEARDVRSAAHSMALHVDRDLGLRTDMLDFAGQTERAASLIGAGYDPGDVVSPDATQSPEALTQSQPQRG from the coding sequence ATGGCAAGCACCACACGCGGTTCGCAGAAAGCGCGCGACACACTCGACTACTTGCGAGACAAGATCTCCAGCAGTGAGTGGGCCGTGGGTGAGCTGATTCCGCGAGAGCCTGAACTCATGGACCTCATCGGAGTCGGGAAATCGACGGTTCGCGAAGCGGTGCGCTCACTCGCGGCATTTGGCATGCTCGAGACGGTGCCCGGTGTCGGGACGTTCGTGCGGGCCCGCACCCCCGTCAGCACTCTACTCACCGAGTTCCTCGCGGATCACGACCTCGAAGAGGTCCTCGTCTATCGGCGCTCCCTCGAGATCGAGGCGGCGCAGCACGCGGCGGTGCATCGCAGCGCGGATCAGCTCGCTCAATTGCACGCGGCAGTCGAGCGAGCTGAGCACACGGATCCCGCACACATCGATTCCTGCGACCAAAGCACCAACCCCGGCTCGTTCCACATGCTCGTGGTCGAAGCCAGCGGCAGCAAGCTCCTGCTCGACCTGTACCGTGGCGTGATGGGTGTGCTGCAGCGCGCAGCCTCCGAGGGTCGCGTCATTCTCGGGACGACACTGGAGACCATGCACTTGGATCACGGCGCCGTGCTCGACGCGATCGAAGCGCGCGATGTTCGCAGCGCTGCCCACTCGATGGCGCTCCACGTTGATCGTGATCTGGGCTTGCGCACGGATATGCTCGATTTTGCTGGGCAGACGGAACGCGCGGCGTCCCTGATCGGTGCTGGCTATGATCCGGGTGATGTGGTGTCCCCCGACGCCACGCAGTCTCCAGAGGCGCTGACGCAGTCTCAGCCACAGCGCGGCTGA
- a CDS encoding ferrochelatase, producing MTENALPYDALLLCSFGGPNATDDVIPFLRNVTHGKGIPEDRLAEVGEHYHRFDGKSPINEQNLALVAALQRELKNRGIALPVVWGNRNWHPYTVDTLRDSSAFGAKRVLTLVTSAYASYSGSRQYREHLASAVASLGEDAPHIDILRPFFNEPGFIAANLAAITEAGATLPGGIAGAHIVYVTHSIPDAMQDASAVTGPGYREQHEDVRAVLDAALRELTGGEIASSLSYCSRSGNPNTPWLEPDVNDHIEALAAAGVTKIVIAPIGFISDHMEVAFDLDVEAMETATEHGIAAARAGTVGVRAEFVGGLVDMIMERAARERGEDPSAVTTGALGAFPDEAPAGSCRMRHGEVTGIPVLAGPHD from the coding sequence ATGACCGAAAATGCTTTGCCGTACGACGCACTTCTCCTCTGCTCATTTGGGGGACCGAACGCCACGGATGACGTCATTCCGTTCCTTCGCAACGTGACCCACGGAAAGGGAATCCCCGAGGATCGCCTGGCCGAGGTCGGGGAGCACTACCACCGTTTCGACGGCAAGAGCCCGATCAACGAGCAGAACCTCGCCCTCGTCGCGGCGCTGCAGCGGGAATTGAAGAATCGCGGGATCGCCCTGCCCGTGGTCTGGGGCAATCGCAATTGGCACCCCTATACCGTCGACACGCTCCGTGACTCGAGCGCGTTCGGAGCGAAGCGCGTACTCACTCTCGTCACGAGTGCCTACGCATCGTACTCCGGCAGCCGCCAGTACCGCGAACACCTCGCTTCGGCAGTAGCGTCGCTGGGGGAGGACGCGCCGCATATCGACATCCTGCGCCCGTTCTTCAACGAACCCGGGTTCATCGCAGCCAATCTTGCTGCGATCACAGAGGCTGGCGCGACGCTTCCAGGAGGCATCGCTGGAGCGCACATCGTGTACGTCACGCACTCGATCCCTGATGCGATGCAAGATGCGTCAGCGGTCACGGGCCCGGGGTACCGTGAGCAACACGAAGATGTTCGCGCGGTGCTCGATGCCGCGCTGCGGGAGTTGACCGGAGGCGAAATTGCCTCTTCGCTGTCGTACTGCTCGCGCTCCGGGAACCCGAATACGCCGTGGCTCGAACCAGATGTGAACGACCATATCGAAGCACTTGCCGCCGCGGGTGTCACGAAGATCGTGATCGCTCCCATCGGCTTCATCTCGGACCACATGGAGGTTGCATTTGACCTGGATGTCGAGGCGATGGAAACGGCTACAGAGCACGGCATCGCCGCGGCGCGTGCCGGTACCGTTGGTGTCCGCGCAGAGTTCGTGGGCGGCCTCGTGGACATGATCATGGAGCGGGCTGCACGCGAACGCGGCGAGGACCCAAGCGCAGTGACCACTGGGGCGCTCGGCGCCTTCCCCGACGAGGCGCCAGCAGGGAGCTGTCGGATGCGCCACGGCGAGGTGACGGGAATTCCTGTCCTTGCTGGACCCCACGACTGA
- the hemQ gene encoding hydrogen peroxide-dependent heme synthase has product MSTLNPSPGPQVDHSAVAERINAETNFTMFAVFREERRSGAVGLSPAWRSIAHSLLAELESIPGLATRGWYDISGFRADADLMIWWHAPSTEALQRAYRTVLEWTAGRLAPVWSNIGVHRAAEFNRGHVPAFLAGDAPGDYVCVYPFVRSKDWYLLPDAERRDMLREHGAAAKEYGDVLANTVAAFALGDYEWLLAFESGDLLRIVDLMRELRATEARRFVTEEIPFFTGPRVDPAPMLARILG; this is encoded by the coding sequence ATGAGCACGCTGAATCCGAGCCCAGGGCCGCAGGTCGACCACAGTGCGGTCGCTGAGCGGATCAATGCCGAGACAAACTTCACTATGTTCGCGGTGTTCCGTGAGGAGCGACGCTCTGGAGCAGTAGGCCTGTCCCCAGCCTGGCGAAGTATCGCTCATAGCCTCCTGGCAGAGCTCGAGTCGATCCCGGGCCTGGCAACACGCGGCTGGTACGACATCTCAGGATTCCGCGCCGACGCAGATCTCATGATCTGGTGGCATGCTCCGTCAACAGAGGCGCTGCAGCGCGCATACCGCACGGTGCTCGAGTGGACGGCCGGGCGGCTCGCTCCGGTCTGGTCGAATATTGGTGTGCACCGCGCAGCGGAGTTCAATCGCGGCCACGTTCCGGCGTTCCTCGCGGGAGACGCGCCAGGAGACTACGTGTGCGTGTATCCCTTCGTCCGGAGCAAAGACTGGTATCTCCTGCCCGATGCTGAGCGCCGTGACATGCTGCGAGAGCACGGTGCGGCCGCAAAGGAGTATGGCGACGTGCTCGCGAACACGGTCGCCGCGTTCGCGCTGGGTGACTATGAGTGGTTGCTTGCGTTCGAGTCAGGTGACTTGCTCCGGATTGTCGACCTGATGCGTGAGCTGCGTGCCACTGAAGCGCGTCGCTTCGTGACGGAGGAGATTCCCTTCTTCACCGGGCCACGCGTCGATCCCGCCCCGATGCTCGCGCGTATTCTCGGGTAG
- a CDS encoding Dps family protein produces MATKQITIPAAQGDLARPSGVAQYLTPVVHDLIALAVNGKQAHWHVRGANFIGVHEFLDQVVAHAQDASDEVAERIVALGLPVDGRIGTVAARTSTTELSDGFQQSNVTIREMVAQLDATLTTVYAAVKGLDEIDLVSQDIVIAIAQQLDKDRWFLVSHIAE; encoded by the coding sequence ATGGCTACCAAGCAGATCACCATTCCCGCAGCGCAGGGAGACCTTGCACGCCCGAGCGGTGTCGCGCAGTACCTGACGCCGGTTGTGCATGACCTCATTGCTCTCGCGGTCAACGGCAAGCAGGCCCACTGGCACGTGCGCGGCGCCAACTTCATCGGCGTGCACGAGTTCCTCGACCAGGTTGTTGCACACGCTCAGGACGCGTCTGACGAAGTTGCTGAGCGGATCGTAGCGCTGGGGCTTCCTGTTGACGGTCGCATTGGCACCGTGGCTGCCCGCACGTCGACGACCGAATTGAGCGATGGCTTCCAGCAGTCGAATGTCACGATTCGCGAGATGGTCGCGCAGCTCGACGCCACACTCACCACGGTGTACGCAGCGGTCAAGGGTCTCGACGAGATCGACCTTGTCAGCCAGGACATCGTGATCGCGATCGCACAGCAGCTCGACAAGGATCGCTGGTTCCTCGTATCGCACATCGCGGAGTAA
- a CDS encoding beta-ketoacyl synthase: MTKKIVVTGIGATSPIGGTAAESWDALLAGASGTRTLEHGWVAKYDLPVHFAAEAKVRPEEVLARPVAKRLDPSSQFALIAAMEAFADAGSPELDPERLGVDWATGIGGLWSLLDAWDTLREKGPRRVMPLTVPMLMPNAPAAAVSMHFTARAYARTVASACASSTESIAGAYEHLQSGYADVVIAGGSESAIHPITMASFSSMQALSKRNDSPETASRPYSVDRDGFVMGEGAAALVLETEEHALARGAKIYAEVAGGGVTADSYHITANDPEGRGASRAVEMALSQAGATPDDVTHINAHATSTPVGDIAEYAALRKVFGDRIDTIPVSATKGATGHLLGGTGALEAIFAVLAVQHRVAPPTINLSEQDPEIPLQISGTPQELGAGPQLAISNSFGFGGHNAVVAIRSYE; the protein is encoded by the coding sequence ATGACGAAGAAGATTGTCGTTACCGGCATTGGCGCCACCTCACCGATCGGCGGAACCGCTGCGGAGAGTTGGGACGCGCTGCTCGCCGGCGCCTCTGGCACCCGGACCCTCGAACACGGCTGGGTAGCAAAGTACGACCTTCCCGTGCACTTCGCCGCAGAGGCGAAGGTACGGCCGGAAGAGGTGCTTGCACGCCCCGTGGCGAAGCGCCTTGACCCTTCAAGCCAATTTGCCCTCATCGCAGCGATGGAAGCGTTCGCTGATGCGGGAAGTCCTGAGCTCGACCCTGAGCGTCTCGGCGTCGATTGGGCCACAGGCATTGGAGGCCTCTGGTCACTGCTTGATGCCTGGGACACGCTCCGCGAGAAGGGACCGCGTCGCGTAATGCCGCTGACGGTGCCGATGCTCATGCCCAACGCCCCGGCCGCGGCCGTGTCCATGCATTTCACTGCGCGCGCCTATGCGCGCACGGTCGCCTCCGCTTGCGCATCGAGCACTGAATCGATCGCCGGGGCATACGAACACCTGCAGTCCGGCTACGCCGATGTTGTCATCGCTGGAGGATCCGAGTCCGCGATCCACCCGATCACCATGGCGTCGTTCTCCTCAATGCAGGCGCTCTCAAAGCGGAATGACTCGCCCGAGACTGCTTCGCGTCCGTACAGTGTCGACCGCGACGGCTTTGTCATGGGCGAAGGCGCGGCTGCGCTGGTGCTCGAGACCGAGGAACACGCACTCGCCCGCGGAGCGAAGATCTACGCTGAGGTCGCGGGTGGCGGCGTGACGGCCGATTCGTACCACATCACGGCAAATGATCCTGAGGGACGTGGTGCGAGCCGCGCGGTAGAGATGGCTCTCAGCCAGGCTGGAGCAACGCCGGACGATGTGACGCATATCAACGCGCACGCAACGTCGACCCCGGTGGGCGACATCGCCGAGTACGCCGCGCTGCGCAAGGTGTTTGGAGACCGGATTGACACGATCCCGGTTTCTGCCACGAAGGGCGCCACTGGCCACCTGCTCGGAGGCACTGGAGCACTCGAAGCGATCTTCGCGGTCCTCGCAGTGCAGCACCGCGTTGCCCCGCCGACGATCAACCTTTCAGAGCAGGATCCCGAGATTCCGTTGCAAATCTCAGGCACCCCGCAGGAGCTTGGCGCCGGGCCGCAGCTCGCGATCTCGAACTCCTTCGGCTTCGGCGGACACAACGCCGTCGTTGCGATCCGCTCGTACGAGTAG
- a CDS encoding acyl carrier protein, protein MAYSNEEVLAGLAELINDETGIAADVVALDKSFTDDLDIDSISMMTIVVNAEEKFDVKIPDEEVKNLKTVGDAVDFIVKAQA, encoded by the coding sequence ATGGCATACAGCAACGAAGAGGTCCTCGCAGGTCTTGCAGAGCTCATCAATGACGAGACCGGGATTGCGGCTGACGTTGTCGCACTCGACAAGTCGTTCACCGATGACCTCGACATCGACTCGATCTCGATGATGACGATCGTCGTCAACGCAGAAGAGAAGTTCGACGTCAAGATCCCGGACGAAGAGGTCAAGAACCTGAAGACCGTGGGCGACGCTGTCGACTTCATCGTCAAGGCTCAGGCCTAA
- a CDS encoding beta-ketoacyl-ACP synthase III, with amino-acid sequence MKTLVQPTGPAHSRILSIGAARGDLNVPNDDLVGPIDSSDEWIRQRTGIIQRRRASTDVSAVDLAVAAAEEAIVRSGLDRSEIDGVIISTISNVAVTPSMASLAAHRLGLTPAAAFDISAACAGYVYGVAQADALVRSGVCTNVVVIGAEKLSDLVDPTDRSISFLLADGAGAVVVGASDHAGIGPTVWGSDGEKWDAIRMTTTFEEYRNNPTEVAWPTLRQDGQTVFRWAVWEMAKVARETLEQSGIEAKDLAAFIPHQANMRIIDEFAKQLKLPESVIVARDIEMQGNTSAASIPLALHALRETHPELSGGLALTIGFGAGLVYGAQVVEIP; translated from the coding sequence ATGAAGACTCTCGTGCAGCCCACAGGGCCCGCGCACTCCAGGATTCTCTCGATCGGGGCCGCTCGTGGTGACCTCAACGTCCCCAATGACGATCTCGTCGGGCCGATCGACTCTTCAGATGAATGGATCCGACAGCGCACAGGAATCATCCAGCGCCGACGCGCGAGCACCGACGTGAGCGCAGTAGATCTTGCCGTCGCTGCCGCCGAGGAGGCCATTGTCCGCTCAGGGCTCGACCGCAGCGAAATCGACGGCGTCATTATTTCGACTATTTCGAACGTCGCGGTTACGCCATCGATGGCATCACTCGCGGCGCACCGCCTTGGGCTCACGCCAGCAGCGGCCTTCGATATTTCTGCAGCGTGCGCCGGATATGTCTATGGTGTTGCGCAGGCCGACGCGCTCGTGCGCTCCGGGGTCTGCACGAATGTCGTCGTGATTGGTGCTGAGAAGCTCTCGGATCTCGTGGATCCTACGGATCGCAGCATTTCGTTCCTCCTCGCCGATGGTGCGGGCGCAGTGGTCGTCGGGGCCAGCGATCACGCAGGCATCGGTCCGACGGTGTGGGGCTCCGACGGCGAGAAGTGGGATGCGATCCGCATGACCACTACGTTCGAGGAGTACCGCAACAACCCGACCGAAGTTGCCTGGCCGACGCTGCGACAGGACGGGCAGACAGTATTTCGCTGGGCAGTTTGGGAGATGGCGAAGGTCGCCCGTGAGACGCTGGAGCAGTCCGGCATCGAAGCGAAGGATCTCGCCGCATTCATTCCGCATCAGGCAAATATGCGTATCATCGATGAGTTTGCAAAGCAGCTCAAGTTGCCAGAGAGCGTCATCGTGGCGCGGGACATCGAAATGCAGGGCAATACCTCTGCAGCGTCGATTCCGCTCGCTCTGCACGCACTGCGAGAGACGCACCCCGAGCTTTCCGGCGGCCTCGCCCTGACGATCGGCTTCGGTGCCGGCCTCGTCTACGGCGCACAGGTAGTCGAGATCCCATAG
- a CDS encoding ACP S-malonyltransferase: MIVIACPGQGSQTPGFLTEWLDLPGARDFLREASERSGVDLLAHGTESDADTIRDTAIAQPLIVAASLLAWQELAARTDLSDVGVAGHSVGEFAAAAIAGVLPAGDALQLVGVRGRAMAESAARTETGMAAVVGGVEEAVLAKITEHGLTAANRNGGGQIVAAGSLPALAALASDAPRGARVIQLQVAGAFHTDYMADAIPALASAATAVTPAEPTHTLWTNADGSRVESGARYVELLVSQIANPVRWDACMAGFQDAGITGLIELTPAGALSGIAKRALRGVPSVAIKSPADLDAAVALIADAA; encoded by the coding sequence GTGATTGTCATCGCTTGCCCTGGACAGGGCTCACAGACCCCCGGTTTCTTGACCGAGTGGCTCGACCTTCCCGGAGCCCGCGACTTCCTCCGCGAGGCTTCCGAGCGTTCGGGAGTCGATCTGCTCGCCCACGGCACTGAGAGTGACGCTGATACGATTCGCGACACCGCAATCGCCCAGCCACTCATCGTTGCTGCGAGCCTGCTCGCGTGGCAAGAGCTCGCAGCACGGACGGACCTCAGCGATGTTGGAGTTGCCGGACACTCCGTCGGTGAATTTGCCGCCGCCGCCATCGCTGGCGTGTTGCCGGCAGGCGACGCGCTGCAGCTCGTGGGCGTCCGGGGGCGCGCGATGGCAGAATCCGCGGCACGCACGGAGACCGGCATGGCAGCGGTCGTCGGCGGTGTCGAAGAGGCTGTGCTTGCGAAGATCACTGAGCATGGTCTCACCGCGGCGAATCGCAACGGCGGCGGTCAGATCGTCGCCGCTGGCTCACTCCCCGCGCTCGCGGCCCTCGCCTCAGATGCTCCGCGCGGAGCACGCGTGATTCAGCTGCAGGTAGCCGGCGCATTCCACACTGACTACATGGCAGACGCGATCCCCGCGCTTGCTTCGGCAGCTACTGCGGTGACTCCGGCGGAGCCAACTCACACACTTTGGACGAACGCCGACGGCTCGCGTGTCGAGAGCGGTGCCCGCTATGTTGAGCTGCTCGTCTCGCAGATCGCCAATCCCGTGCGCTGGGATGCCTGCATGGCAGGCTTCCAGGACGCCGGCATCACTGGACTCATCGAACTGACCCCCGCGGGCGCCCTGAGTGGCATCGCGAAGCGCGCTCTCAGAGGTGTGCCCAGCGTTGCGATCAAGTCCCCCGCCGATCTCGATGCAGCTGTCGCGCTCATCGCCGACGCAGCCTGA
- a CDS encoding CdaR family transcriptional regulator: MDRMKEQELAWLRTITGELSTLTLTRLDDTLPWYGSMPPSRRSAVGLVAQTGIASFIQWYEDPTSTPWIASDVFGAAPRELLRSISLQETLQLIRVVVTVVEERVAPRSESLREAIMHYSRDVAFAAADVYARAAEARGLWDARLEALVVDSILTGESDDELPSRIAALGWHGDGEAAVLVGTAERTVDVDQLRRSSRHSGADVLIGLQGTRLVLVLGRVDPLQREAGDDEPLTFLEIAQRLADGFSDGPLVLGPTVANLIDASRSARAALAGVAVARSWRKAPRPVLADDLLPERALAGDGLARRTLIEHIYEPLAAHSGELLETLWCYLDNGRSLEATARELFVHPNTVRYRLKKVSDVIGWNATGAREALILQSALIAGSIAQSGRKPGSGGK; the protein is encoded by the coding sequence ATGGATCGCATGAAAGAGCAGGAGCTTGCGTGGCTTCGAACCATCACGGGTGAACTATCGACGCTTACCCTGACCCGGCTCGATGACACGCTGCCCTGGTATGGGAGCATGCCCCCCAGCCGACGCTCGGCAGTCGGCCTCGTGGCACAGACCGGTATTGCCTCGTTCATTCAGTGGTATGAGGACCCCACCTCGACGCCTTGGATCGCATCCGATGTGTTCGGAGCTGCGCCGCGAGAGCTGCTGCGCTCCATCAGCTTGCAAGAGACGCTCCAGCTGATCCGTGTCGTGGTCACCGTTGTCGAGGAACGGGTCGCGCCGCGCAGCGAATCTCTGCGTGAAGCGATCATGCACTACTCCCGAGACGTTGCCTTTGCGGCCGCTGATGTCTATGCCCGTGCAGCCGAGGCGCGCGGGCTCTGGGATGCGAGGCTCGAGGCACTCGTCGTCGATTCAATCCTCACGGGCGAGAGCGATGATGAACTCCCCAGCCGAATCGCCGCCCTGGGGTGGCACGGTGACGGGGAGGCCGCAGTGCTCGTCGGCACCGCGGAACGTACGGTGGATGTGGATCAGCTCCGCCGTTCCTCACGCCACTCCGGCGCCGACGTGCTGATTGGCTTGCAGGGCACACGGCTTGTGCTGGTGCTCGGACGGGTCGATCCGTTGCAGCGTGAGGCCGGAGATGATGAACCACTCACGTTCCTCGAGATCGCTCAACGCCTGGCGGACGGGTTCTCTGATGGGCCGCTCGTGCTCGGACCCACGGTTGCGAATTTGATCGATGCGTCACGGAGCGCACGCGCCGCACTCGCTGGCGTCGCGGTCGCTCGTTCCTGGCGCAAAGCACCGCGCCCGGTCCTCGCAGACGATCTGCTGCCAGAGCGCGCACTGGCGGGCGACGGCCTGGCACGCCGCACTCTGATCGAGCACATTTACGAACCGCTCGCAGCCCACTCCGGGGAGCTCCTCGAAACGCTGTGGTGTTATCTGGACAATGGCCGGTCCCTCGAGGCGACGGCTCGGGAACTCTTTGTGCATCCCAATACGGTGCGCTACCGCTTGAAGAAAGTCTCCGACGTCATCGGTTGGAACGCGACAGGTGCGCGCGAAGCCTTGATTTTGCAGTCCGCTCTGATCGCTGGATCGATCGCGCAGAGTGGTCGCAAGCCTGGCTCTGGCGGAAAATAA